A section of the Neofelis nebulosa isolate mNeoNeb1 chromosome 12, mNeoNeb1.pri, whole genome shotgun sequence genome encodes:
- the IFNK gene encoding interferon kappa, translated as MFSLGRKKKKMNTKPDVIQKCLWPACLVGLFIPGALSLHCNLLHLHLREVTWQNLRLLNSMSNSFPVECLRETRAFELPQDIQSHIPPGKRYLKEAFYEMSTQAFNIFRESTTKSTWKKKYLKQIQIRLDWQMHHLEKCFEEEEKGKEDSKQMEEDGMDFSGAMVSQVSSLELRRYFYRMYNFLKDKKYSHCAWEIIRVELRRCFYYFYKLTLLLRKK; from the coding sequence ATGTTTagcttaggaagaaaaaaaaaaaaaatgaacactaaGCCTGATGTGATTCAAAAGTGTTTGTGGCCTGCATGCCTTGTAGGTCTGTTCATCCCTGGCGCCCTCTCTCTGCACTGTAACTTGCTGCATCTTCACCTGAGGGAAGTCACCTGGCAAAATCTGAGACTTCTGAACAGCATGAGCAATTCATTTCCTGTAGAGTGCCTAAGAGAAACCAGAGCTTTTGAGTTGCCCCAAGACATCCAATCACACATCCCACCTGGGAAAAGGTACCTCAAGGAGGCCTTCTATGAAATGTCCACACAGGCCTTCAACATCTTCAGAGAGTCCACCACCAAATCCACTTGGAAAAAGAAATACCTGAAACAAATCCAAATCAGACTTGATTGGCAGATGCACCACTTGGAAAAATGCTtcgaggaagaggagaaagggaaggaagactcGAAACAGATGGAAGAGGATGGGATGGACTTCTCAGGAGCTATGGTCTCCCAGGTGAGCAGCCTAGAACTGAGGAGATATTTCTATAGGATGTACAACTTCCTGAAAGATAAGAAATACAGTCACTGTGCCTGGGAGATCATCCGAGTGGAACTCAGAAGATG